A section of the Pygocentrus nattereri isolate fPygNat1 chromosome 18, fPygNat1.pri, whole genome shotgun sequence genome encodes:
- the snrnp35 gene encoding U11/U12 small nuclear ribonucleoprotein 35 kDa protein has translation MNDWSPLAKVYDPLKAGSIDGTDVEPHDRAIWRAMNAQYRPNKGVTGDPQLTLFVARLNKQTSEEDLRNVFSKFGDIRRLRLVRDIVTGFSKGYAFIEYKEERSLMKAWRDANKIVVDQHELFVDFELECTLQGWIPRRLGGGLGGKKESGQLRFGGRDRPFRRPINLTGPVPQGRPAERRWDGGRGREDRQRDRVVSPGRERDYGRRRERKDEWERGARDHHKDRRDSRRYREKSSERDSNRGKEERRYSYRDSERR, from the coding sequence atGAATGACTGGAGTCCTCTGGCGAAGGTCTATGACCCCCTAAAGGCTGGCAGTATTGACGGCACTGATGTGGAGCCCCATGACCGAGCAATATGGAGGGCAATGAATGCCCAGTACCGGCCCAACAAAGGCGTAACAGGTGACCCTCAGCTTACTCTGTTTGTTGCACGACTGAACAAGCAGACTTCTGAAGAGGACCTCAGGAATGTATTCTCTAAATTTGGAGATATCCGCAGACTGCGACTTGTCCGAGACATTGTCACAGGTTTCTCTAAGGGATACGCCTTTATTGAGTACAAGGAGGAACGGTCTCTGATGAAGGCATGGCGGGATGCTAACAAGATAGTGGTAGACCAGCATGAACTATTTGTGGACTTTGAGCTAGAGTGCACTCTGCAGGGCTGGATCCCCCGGCGCCTTGGAGGGGGTCTTGGAGGGAAGAAGGAGTCTGGGCAGCTGAGGTTCGGAGGCAGGGACAGACCATTCAGGAGACCCATTAACCTGACTGGGCCAGTGCCACAGGGCAGACCCGCTGAACGCAGGTGGGATGGtggcagagggagggaggacaGGCAAAGGGACAGAGTCGTGTCCCCTGGCCGGGAACGAGACTACGGCCGACGCCGTGAACGGAAAGATGAATGGGAACGGGGAGCTAGAGATCATCATAAAGACAGGAGGGACTCCAGGCGATACAGGGAAAAGAGTAGTGAGAGAGACTCAAACAGAGGAAAGGAGGAAAGAAGGTACTCATACAGGGATTCTGAAAGAAGATAG